From one Actinomyces sp. Marseille-P3109 genomic stretch:
- a CDS encoding response regulator produces the protein MTDPTGAPTGRTDGAPGAPIRVLIAEDQALLRTTLAALLQPEPGMSVVGLAEDGARAVALAAELRPDVVLMDIQMPGLTGIEATSRICADPALAATRVLILTMFEVDDYVLGALRAGACGFLLKDTDPQSLVDAVRTVHEGQSLLSPQVLARLVARMPRAVAAGAPGIARADDVEALTPRQREVLLLIARGLSNSEIEVELGITRATCRSHITALLARLGARDRAQLVIAAYESGLVDPH, from the coding sequence ATGACTGATCCCACCGGCGCGCCGACCGGCAGGACCGACGGGGCTCCCGGCGCCCCCATCCGGGTGCTGATCGCCGAGGACCAGGCCCTCCTGCGCACCACACTGGCCGCCCTCCTTCAGCCCGAGCCCGGCATGAGCGTCGTCGGCCTGGCCGAGGACGGCGCCCGCGCGGTCGCCCTGGCCGCCGAGCTGCGCCCCGACGTCGTCCTCATGGACATCCAGATGCCGGGCCTCACCGGCATCGAGGCCACCAGTCGAATCTGCGCCGATCCGGCGCTCGCCGCCACGCGCGTCCTCATCCTCACCATGTTCGAGGTCGACGACTACGTTCTGGGCGCCCTGCGCGCCGGCGCCTGCGGCTTCCTGCTCAAGGACACCGATCCGCAGTCCCTCGTCGATGCCGTGCGCACCGTCCACGAGGGCCAGTCGCTGCTCAGCCCTCAGGTGCTGGCACGACTCGTGGCCCGTATGCCGCGCGCGGTGGCGGCCGGAGCCCCCGGCATCGCCCGGGCCGACGACGTCGAGGCCCTCACGCCCCGCCAGCGCGAGGTGCTCCTGCTCATCGCCCGGGGCCTGTCCAACAGCGAGATCGAGGTCGAGCTCGGCATCACCCGGGCCACCTGCCGCAGCCACATCACCGCGCTCCTGGCCCGCCTCGGTGCCCGGGACCGCGCCCAGCTCGTCATCGCCGCCTACGAGTCCGGCCTCGTCGACCCCCACTGA